Proteins encoded together in one Bacteroidota bacterium window:
- the mazG gene encoding nucleoside triphosphate pyrophosphohydrolase: MDKQIEAFKRLLCIMNDLREKCPWDRVQTMDSMRTLTIEEVYELTDAILEHNMDGIKEELGDVLLHIVFYSKIASESNDFDIADVINNLCEKLIYRHPHIYGEIKVKDGEEVKTNWEKLKLRKGKKGLLSGVPQSLPALVKANRIQDKVRSVGFDWDDKSQVWDKVNEELGEVKQEINKGDAKKMESEFGDLLFSVVNAARLYNVDPESALERTNKKFMKRFNHLEKNSLQSGKTLKEMSLEEMNSLWEEAKKFD, encoded by the coding sequence ATGGACAAACAAATAGAAGCTTTTAAACGACTTCTCTGCATCATGAATGATCTGAGAGAAAAGTGCCCCTGGGACAGGGTCCAGACAATGGATAGCATGAGAACCCTTACCATTGAGGAAGTTTATGAGCTCACGGATGCCATTCTGGAACATAATATGGACGGGATAAAAGAAGAACTGGGTGATGTACTTCTTCATATTGTTTTTTATTCGAAAATTGCCTCAGAATCCAATGATTTTGATATTGCTGATGTAATAAACAATTTATGTGAAAAACTCATTTACAGGCATCCTCATATTTATGGCGAGATCAAAGTAAAAGATGGGGAAGAAGTAAAAACGAACTGGGAAAAATTAAAACTCAGGAAAGGGAAAAAAGGATTACTCTCCGGTGTGCCCCAATCCTTACCGGCTTTAGTAAAAGCCAACCGCATTCAGGACAAGGTGAGGTCTGTGGGGTTTGACTGGGATGATAAATCCCAGGTTTGGGATAAAGTAAATGAGGAACTCGGTGAAGTCAAGCAGGAAATAAATAAAGGGGATGCAAAAAAAATGGAATCCGAATTTGGTGATCTGCTTTTTTCTGTGGTGAATGCTGCCCGTTTATATAATGTTGATCCGGAATCTGCACTGGAAAGGACCAATAAGAAATTCATGAAACGTTTCAACCATCTGGAGAAGAATTCACTTCAAAGTGGTAAGACGCTTAAGGAAATGAGTCTCGAAGAGATGAATTCCTTGTGGGAAGAGGCTAAAAAATTCGATTAA
- a CDS encoding DUF5606 domain-containing protein — MNLKDILSISGYSGLFRFIAKSRNGIIVESLADKKRMNVSASSKVVSLEDITIYTDDKDLPLSEALKAIFDKEQGQKSLDSKLPAEDLKKYFAEVVPAYDRDKVYVSDIKKLLSWYNQLQALDLLKFDEEPKEESPEEKKEENQ; from the coding sequence ATGAATTTAAAAGACATTTTATCCATTAGCGGATATAGCGGACTGTTCCGTTTTATAGCAAAAAGCAGGAATGGCATAATTGTAGAAAGTTTAGCGGATAAAAAGAGAATGAATGTTTCCGCATCTTCAAAAGTTGTATCTCTTGAGGATATAACCATCTATACCGATGATAAAGACCTGCCGTTATCCGAAGCCCTGAAGGCAATTTTCGACAAGGAACAAGGGCAGAAATCGCTGGATTCAAAATTACCGGCCGAAGATCTCAAAAAATATTTCGCTGAAGTTGTACCTGCTTATGACAGAGACAAGGTCTATGTATCTGACATTAAAAAACTTTTAAGCTGGTATAACCAATTACAGGCTCTGGACTTGCTCAAATTCGATGAAGAGCCAAAAGAAGAAAGTCCGGAAGAAAAGAAAGAAGAAAATCAATAA
- a CDS encoding DnaJ domain-containing protein — MGKFAKWIGGGLGWAFSGSPVGALFGFLLGSLIDSAQASQVTGQTTTGDFAMSMLVLIAAVLKADGKVLKSELDYVKTFLVHNFGEDSAREALVLLRDLLKQNIPVEEVCGQISNSLDYSSRLQLLHLLYGICAADDRISPEELFLVENIAASLGISQSDATSIKSMFVQDLDSAYKVLEIERQATDEEVKKAYHKMALKYHPDKVSYLGEDFRKTANEKFQKVNEAYEKIKKERSMV, encoded by the coding sequence ATGGGAAAATTTGCAAAATGGATAGGAGGAGGACTGGGATGGGCTTTTTCAGGTAGCCCGGTCGGAGCCTTATTTGGCTTCTTGTTGGGATCACTGATTGACAGTGCCCAGGCGAGTCAGGTAACAGGCCAAACAACAACCGGTGATTTTGCAATGAGCATGCTGGTACTCATTGCTGCAGTTCTTAAGGCCGACGGAAAAGTCCTGAAATCAGAACTTGATTATGTAAAAACCTTTCTGGTTCATAATTTTGGTGAAGACAGTGCCCGCGAAGCCCTTGTTTTGTTGCGCGATTTACTGAAGCAAAATATTCCCGTTGAGGAGGTTTGCGGTCAAATCAGCAATAGCCTGGATTATTCCTCACGCTTACAACTATTGCATTTACTATACGGAATCTGTGCGGCCGATGACAGGATCAGTCCTGAAGAACTATTTCTGGTTGAAAACATTGCAGCTTCCCTGGGTATCTCCCAAAGTGATGCAACCTCAATCAAATCGATGTTTGTCCAGGACTTGGATTCAGCCTACAAAGTGCTGGAAATTGAACGCCAGGCTACCGATGAGGAGGTAAAAAAAGCTTACCACAAAATGGCCTTGAAATATCATCCCGATAAGGTAAGTTATTTGGGAGAAGATTTCCGCAAAACCGCCAATGAAAAGTTCCAAAAGGTAAATGAAGCCTACGAAAAAATAAAAAAAGAACGGAGTATGGTTTGA
- the coaE gene encoding dephospho-CoA kinase (Dephospho-CoA kinase (CoaE) performs the final step in coenzyme A biosynthesis.) produces MKLKVGVTGGIGSGKSLICDTFRHLGVPVFIADIESKILVNTNSNLRQKLVAAFGEDTYTPYGINKERMAALIFNNTDALRTMNSIVHPFLKERFHQWLEQNSKKNYSIMEAAILFESGSDREVDKIVTVFAPEEIRIKRVMERDGMTIDRVKSRMRNQMDEEEKIKRSDYVIVNDGNQMVLPQVLKLHEIFRGEN; encoded by the coding sequence ATGAAGTTAAAAGTTGGGGTTACGGGAGGAATTGGCAGCGGGAAATCACTGATTTGCGATACCTTCAGACATCTGGGCGTTCCGGTGTTCATTGCCGATATTGAATCTAAGATACTTGTAAACACCAATTCCAATCTGCGCCAGAAATTGGTTGCTGCATTTGGCGAAGACACCTATACCCCTTACGGAATCAATAAGGAGCGTATGGCAGCCCTGATATTTAACAATACCGATGCTCTGCGTACAATGAATTCCATTGTACACCCGTTTTTAAAAGAACGTTTTCATCAATGGCTGGAGCAAAACAGCAAAAAGAATTATTCGATTATGGAAGCGGCTATTTTATTTGAAAGCGGTTCGGACAGAGAAGTAGACAAAATAGTTACCGTCTTTGCACCTGAAGAAATAAGGATAAAAAGGGTGATGGAAAGGGATGGCATGACAATTGATAGGGTGAAAAGCAGAATGCGAAATCAGATGGACGAAGAAGAAAAAATAAAACGTTCAGATTACGTGATTGTCAATGATGGGAATCAAATGGTACTGCCTCAGGTTCTGAAGCTTCATGAGATATTCCGGGGAGAAAATTAA
- a CDS encoding CdaR family protein translates to MFPLSFNKLESSDLKSGKSVSWTSKVRKNKTKIFSKLLVYFIFLILSFTFWLLNALSKDYTTTIDYPVQYVNFPKNKVLIGELPPKLSIRVSAYGFALMRSRIFSRFQPIIFDVESFVLPQVDAGSYLFHTKIAEDRISDQLGSEIKVLGISPDTIIFNFVPVARKEVPVVPQLKISADKQYLLKGNISVNPDHIIISGPKSVIDSITEIKTTVTRFKHIRKKIKKRIPLVQRENVQYSISSVDVSFEVEKYTEALLNVPIEAINVPNGLSLKIFPSTVKISYLVGISQYKNIVPGNFRAVVNYQQIEKYSVSRLPVSIVKKPKNINLLKLQPQNVEYLIEK, encoded by the coding sequence ATGTTTCCATTAAGTTTTAATAAATTGGAATCTTCGGATTTAAAATCTGGGAAATCAGTTTCATGGACTTCTAAAGTCAGGAAAAATAAGACAAAAATTTTTAGCAAACTGCTGGTTTATTTTATTTTCCTGATTCTGTCATTTACGTTCTGGTTGTTGAATGCATTAAGCAAAGACTACACCACCACAATTGACTATCCCGTACAATACGTAAATTTCCCTAAAAACAAAGTATTGATCGGAGAATTGCCTCCAAAACTTTCCATCAGGGTTAGTGCGTATGGTTTTGCATTGATGCGCAGCAGGATATTCTCACGGTTTCAGCCTATCATTTTCGACGTTGAATCCTTTGTACTTCCCCAGGTAGATGCAGGTTCCTATCTCTTTCACACCAAAATAGCAGAGGACAGAATTTCCGATCAGCTGGGATCAGAAATCAAAGTCCTGGGCATCTCTCCGGACACCATAATTTTCAATTTTGTTCCTGTAGCCAGAAAAGAAGTTCCGGTTGTACCTCAATTAAAAATATCTGCCGACAAACAATACCTGCTTAAGGGCAATATCAGTGTAAATCCTGATCATATTATCATTTCAGGGCCTAAAAGTGTTATTGATTCAATTACCGAGATCAAAACCACAGTTACCCGGTTTAAACATATAAGGAAAAAGATAAAAAAAAGAATTCCCTTGGTTCAAAGGGAAAATGTTCAATATTCCATTAGCAGTGTGGACGTATCATTTGAAGTTGAAAAATATACAGAAGCTTTATTGAATGTACCCATAGAAGCGATTAATGTCCCGAATGGCCTTAGCCTGAAAATCTTTCCCAGTACCGTAAAAATATCTTACCTGGTAGGGATCAGCCAGTACAAAAACATTGTTCCCGGCAATTTCAGGGCTGTTGTGAATTATCAACAAATAGAAAAATATTCTGTCAGCAGATTGCCGGTATCCATTGTCAAAAAACCTAAAAACATAAATCTGTTAAAATTACAGCCACAAAACGTGGAATATCTGATTGAAAAATGA
- the yajC gene encoding preprotein translocase subunit YajC encodes MNILSILLQAPSGGTNSLVTLLPLLLIIVIFYFFMIRPQVKRQKELRNYRNELKNGDKVITTGGIYGKIVEVSDQTVIIQVEDQVRLKVDKAAILKDPSDLATQR; translated from the coding sequence ATGAACATTCTGAGTATTTTATTACAAGCCCCTTCTGGAGGAACAAATTCTTTAGTGACTTTGCTTCCTTTATTACTGATCATCGTGATTTTTTATTTCTTCATGATCAGGCCACAGGTAAAAAGGCAGAAAGAGTTAAGAAACTACCGTAATGAATTAAAAAACGGGGATAAAGTTATAACCACGGGAGGGATATATGGTAAAATTGTTGAAGTTTCAGATCAAACCGTAATTATTCAGGTGGAAGACCAGGTCAGGCTGAAAGTTGATAAAGCAGCAATTTTAAAAGATCCCAGTGATTTAGCAACACAACGCTAA
- a CDS encoding DUF1573 domain-containing protein encodes MTSCHSSKKERPQSHKIVYGNKVLMKWDDSIHYFDKLTEGEKVSWVFRYKNTGNAPLVIKSVETECGCVTTQWDKNPVEPGNEGGIEVIFDSSGLLGNQYKIITVHTNSKPEARNLTITAEVEQ; translated from the coding sequence ATGACGAGTTGTCATTCCTCTAAAAAAGAAAGGCCCCAAAGCCATAAAATTGTTTATGGGAATAAGGTATTGATGAAATGGGATGATTCCATTCATTATTTTGACAAATTGACAGAGGGAGAAAAAGTCAGTTGGGTATTCAGATATAAAAATACAGGGAATGCACCTCTGGTTATAAAGTCTGTTGAAACAGAATGCGGGTGTGTAACCACGCAATGGGACAAGAATCCGGTTGAACCGGGCAATGAAGGTGGAATAGAAGTGATATTTGACAGTTCGGGGCTTTTAGGGAATCAGTACAAAATAATCACCGTGCATACGAACTCAAAACCAGAGGCACGAAATTTGACAATTACAGCTGAAGTTGAACAATAA